A part of Brassica rapa cultivar Chiifu-401-42 chromosome A05, CAAS_Brap_v3.01, whole genome shotgun sequence genomic DNA contains:
- the LOC103868844 gene encoding NAC domain-containing protein 17 — protein sequence MANPCPNSCFKEGKFTVPGFRFHPTDEELVMYYLKRKMYRKRLTVNAIGVVDVYKIEPDDLPGESVLKTGDRQWFYFTPRSRKYPNAARSGRGTATGYWKATGKDPVIVYNSRSVGLKKTLVFYRGRAPTGERTDWVMHEYTMNEEELHPCKNAKDYYALYKLFKKSGSGPKNGEDYGAPFQEKEWVDDDSDSDSEDGDDIALPEEPLALVRHEDTRFVDNARLFEPVNVQLDDFEEIPQICINGLASSVPQVNREEEIQSTLVNNSSGEFLKPQQTGRFLPNGEPYIRPSSSGVEPFVFEKEDYIEMDDLLASELAVERPAQFLNPGEFGDFNEFDQLFHDVSMSLDMEPIAQGASVHPSSPSKFADNKSNEKQQFQDQIPENKVNNNNLDDFTDNMWFQDDDDQAVLFDQPQSITSGAFAPLPSSGVMPGSTNLTVSAQDQEGENGGGTSPFTSALWAFMDSIPSTPASACEGPINRTFVRMSSFSRIRYSKKVNGTPPVTSTVVAKKRSRNRGFLVLSIVGALCAIFWVFIATVQASGRPVLS from the exons ATGGCGAATCCTTGTCCAAATTCATGTTTCAAAGAGGGTAAATTCACCGTGCCAGGGTTTCGATTTCACCCGACAGACGAGGAGCTTGTCATGTATTATCTCAAGAGGAAGATGTATAGAAAGAGGCTTACAGTCAATGCCATCGGCGTCGTTGATGTTTACAAGATTGAACCCGATGACTTGCCTG GTGAGTCGGTGTTGAAGACAGGAGATCGACAGTGGTTCTACTTTACTCCAAGGAGCAGAAAGTATCCAAACGCAGCTAGGTCGGGTAGAGGCACTGCAACTGGGTATTGGAAGGCTACAGGGAAGGATCCAGTCATTGTCTACAACTCCAGGTCGGTAGGACTCAAAAAGACTCTTGTTTTCTATAGAGGTCGGGCACCTACTGGTGAGCGTACTGACTGGGTGATGCATGAGTACACTATGAATGAAGAAGAACTCCACCCATGTAAGAACGCCAAG GATTACTATGCTCTGTATAAGCTGTTCAAGAAAAGTGGGTCTGGTCCCAAGAATGGTGAGGATTATGGTGCTCCTTTCCAAGAAAAAGAATGGGTTGATGATGATAGTGATAGTGATAGTGAAGATGGAGATGATATTGCTCTGCCAGAGGAACCTCTGGCTCTGGTTCGTCATGAGGATACTCGTTTTGTCGATAATGCTAGACTTTTCGAGCCCGTAAATGTTCAGTTAGATGATTTTGAGGAGATCCCTCAGATTTGTATTAATGGCCTTGCTTCTAGTGTTCCCCAG GTTAACAGGGAAGAAGAGATACAGAGCACGTTGGTAAATAATTCTTCTGGAGAGTTTCTTAAGCCCCAGCAGACGGGAAGGTTCTTGCCAAACGGCGAGCCATACATTAGGCCCTCGAGCTCTGGCGTGGAGCCTTTTGTGTTTGAGAAGGAGGATTACATTGAAATGGATGATCTTCTGGCCTCTGAACTCGCAGTTGAGAGGCCTGCACAGTTCTTGAACCCTGGGGAATTTGGAGACTTTAATGAGTTTGACCAATTGTTCCATGACGTTTCCATGTCTTTGGATATGGAACCTATTGCTCAGGGAGCTTCTGTACATCCGTCTTCTCCCAGTAAATTTGCCGACAACAAATCCAACGAGAAACAGCAGTTCCAGGACCAGATCCCTGAGAACAAGGTGAATAACAACAATCTCGATGATTTTACTGACAATATGTGGTTtcaagatgatgatgatcaggCTGTTCTCTTTGATCAACCACAATCTATTACTTCCGGAGCATTCGCGCCTCTACCCTCATCAG GTGTGATGCCCGGTTCCACAAATCTTACTGTAAGTGCCCAAGACCAGGAAGGCGAGAATGGTGGTGGAACAAGCCCGTTCACATCGGCTCTGTGGGCATTCATGGATTCAATACCTTCTACGCCAGCCTCTGCGTGTGAGGGTCCTATTAACCGGACCTTTGTGCGTATGTCTAGCTTTAGCCGTATCAGGTACAGTAAAAAGGTTAATGGAACGCCACCAGTGACTAGTACCGTAGTAGCAAAGAAGCGTAGCAGAAACAGAGGGTTTCTTGTCTTATCAATTGTGGGTGCCTTGTGTGCCATCTTCTGGGTGTTCATAGCCACGGTTCAAGCTTCCGGGAGACCAGTCTTGTCGTGA